From a region of the Paenibacillus lutimineralis genome:
- the sigY gene encoding RNA polymerase sigma factor SigY encodes MDLMKERIIEAQNGDDAALASLIHEHYSFVFKYLVKVTMDTKLAEDLTQDTMLRCIEKLEYYDGSSSFSSWLITIATRLFIDRTRRRKTERQWLKKEGEARSLQWQFSHVHEEWSEALELLSRLPSEQRIAILLKHYYGYSYDEIGDILKVSPGTVKSRVSYGLSALRKELKNNGT; translated from the coding sequence ATGGATCTGATGAAGGAACGGATAATTGAGGCGCAAAACGGGGATGATGCAGCCCTGGCTTCGCTCATTCATGAGCACTATTCCTTCGTATTTAAATATTTGGTGAAAGTCACGATGGACACGAAGCTGGCTGAGGATTTAACGCAGGATACGATGCTGCGGTGTATAGAGAAGCTCGAGTATTATGATGGCAGCTCATCCTTCTCCTCCTGGCTGATCACGATTGCTACGCGTCTATTCATAGACCGAACCCGGCGCAGGAAGACGGAAAGGCAATGGCTGAAGAAGGAAGGCGAGGCACGTTCCTTGCAATGGCAATTTTCACATGTTCATGAAGAATGGTCGGAAGCACTGGAGCTGTTGTCTAGGCTGCCTTCAGAGCAGCGAATTGCCATTTTGCTTAAGCATTACTACGGATACAGTTATGACGAGATTGGAGATATATTGAAAGTTTCTCCCGGAACGGTCAAATCCCGCGTTTCCTATGGACTTAGCGCGCTGCGAAAGGAGCTTAAAAACAATGGGACATAA